The DNA segment AAAACACTACACAAAAACTGCACACTACACTACACAAAAACTCTGATGGACACTTACACTCACTTGACACTACACAAACTTAGCACTTAGTTGAAAGACTGAATTAAACACTTGATCACCCTTTCAAAACGCTATCTAAAATGACAAGTGTCTTATTGTTTCGATCCATTCGAAAGAAAACCGCGCCCAATCAACCATAGATCTTTCTTTTGTTTCAATTCTTGTAAATATCACAAGTTCGTGaaatacactccgtcgcctTTCTTTactcctattgttctttttatcgagtttagtgggaaagattcgattaaaagaacgtTAGGAGTAGACAGGGGCGATGGAGTGTATTTATCGAACTTAGTAAAGATATTcaaataaatacagggtgtttcacgaatgAACGGATTAGTCGATAAGTCGCGAGATCAAATATAATCGAAATAGATACTCGAAACCCAAATTCAAATAATTAACCAGAAGGTGCGAAGCCTGCGCGCCCTCAATGTCTTTGCACATCCGATAAATTTCCGGTCTGGCAACCTCGCTCAACACGCTGTCATATCCATAGATAACATCGTTACGTCAACCATAATAGCCGATTCCGCGGCAAATGTAAACATATCTTTTTTACGGAATTAATGGTAAAAAACCAGATGGAAATGCATGAAATATGattgaaaatgaatctttacACGAAATACTTGGCTGAAATCAAGAACGAATGGATTTTACGGCAAATATAAAGAAATAAAGGGACGTCAACGAAGTGaccatttctattttttttctcaaaaactagacaTTTGCACGGGATTTCGACTTCGGATTCGCAATCTATGCCCCAAAATTAGTAAGTACTGAATTTTTCATCTAAAATATCCGTTGGTGGCATGTTCTCCATAATTACCGTATCCTCTTTTAAATCTTTGATGTCAAGTGTTTCCGAAGTTTGTGATATGTGTCAAGTTATCCATGATTTAATACGTACAGTACTTCTGCGTAGTTACCTGACTTCCGTGAAGTTATCCACGGGTTTCCAGCCACGGATTATGACGAGCGGTGCGAtaatattgtaaccagtccggcccttgcggtcggacctttcgagaaacaGAGTGGTCGAGaacttccagaataaccgcgaatctacctgaatgtttccggcgcctatataagcccagcggaggagcaggtaggcaagtgaAGTACAAGTACAAGACAAGTACAGatatagttcacagtgcaacgactagtggaaataaatacgagtggaaataaatagttgtgtcatagttagtttgtgaattataaatgtattaagtgtaaataaataatttcaataagttggacgttttaatcaagcaaagaaaacgttacattggtgtcaagtgtgcggttcaacatcgctcgaagtaaataaataatttggaatatttggagttcatgccagtgaccacaagactgcagaacgcgatggagactcaagcggtaatggactttttgagaaaattaaatgagaaaatggacgagaattcttgtaagttggaagaaaattctcgaaaattaaatgagaaaatggacgagaattcttgtaagttggaagaaaattctcgaaaattgaatgagaaaatggaccagattaaggaaaattgtaatgatgtggtgagtcaacttacagataaattggataagaaactggaagacataaatgaaaaattttataaagtagacgagaagttcGATATAGTaaacgaaaaatttgacgaagtttatgaacgagttgatgaaaagtttgacaaagtttatgacgacgttaatggaaaattggaagagatggcaggaataattgaacatcattccaaattgatagattccttgaaaagaatgtcaaacagaacagatattctggcttcaacaccctacagcacagcgaaagcggaaaatgacggcgaaggtagtagaatgaagatcaagcctccaacctttgatggaaaaataccctggtcgacataccaaaaacagtttgaagctgctgcgctggcgaacaattggaacgacaacgaaaaagccacggcattaattatagctctacgaggagaagcactcaacattctccagacgatcccggagagtcaacaagcctgttacgaagttcttacatcgaaacttcagatgagatatggtgatgctcatctacaacaagtataccatgcacaaataaagaaccgagtgcagaaaacaggggaaaatctccaggagtttgaagctgatgtggcgagattagtcaggctggcttatccatctgctccagatagcttcctggaacagctatcaatccagacattcgtggatgggataaaggatagtgaaatacaacaagccctgagactagcacgccctagaaccattgatgatgccttagcccaggctttggaaattgaggcagcgaagcaagcgtcgcatagaggacaccttcgtgttagacaagtccaagaatcagatcgatctgttgaggagattgtcagagaaaaagtccgcagaatattgcttgctaggaaaaaggatgctgtgtgctggaactgcaacaaaaggaggcGTTCCAAGAaaaatcgtccagaatttgaaagggctacagctgggaaaataaaaggagtcgctgtggtagacaatggctcgaccaaaaccattgagtgtccccagaattccagccattgttcgcgcctggaagaaaagatctatttgaggcggaccaccgtaatcgaagacgactggctacctgaagaaattcaaagagcacaagaagaagataacgacttgaaagtaatcctgagttggaagaagagcggtagacgacctacttgggaagaagtatccagactgagccagaatgtaaattcgtattgggcacaatgggaaacattgaagattgatggaggtcttctgaaacgttgttgggaaaatgaagatggaactgagcagagacttcagttgattgtgccgaagagccgtgtgacagacattctgaccagactacataacggaacttcaggtggacatttcgggataaccaagacattggaaaaagtcaggcagcgattctattggccaaattgtaagagggacgttaaggattggtgtagaagatgcaaggtttgtgctgctgctaacggaccttatggtaaagggaaagcaccaatgaggcaatataacgtcggatcccccatggaacgagtagctatcgacatcgctggcccctttcccgaaacagaccatggaaacaagtacattttggtagcgatggactatttcacgaaatgggtggaagcctacggtattcctaatcaagaggcaagtacggtagctgataaattggtcagagaattcttctgcagatttggaatacctttggagctgcattgtgatcaaggccgaaattttgagtcgaagttattccaagacgTATGCAACAAATTGGGGATTcataaaacaaggactacacctcttcatccacaatcagacggcatggtcgaacgaatgaatcggaccatgggaaaacatctagccaaagtagtttctgatcaccagcgggattgggatgaatatttacatctattcaccatggcatatagatcttcggttcaagaatctaccaaggaaactccatccagtataatgttcggccgagaaataaggctgccttgcgacttagagtttggatgtaagcctggagaagacgtagctggggaggactacgttagtaaattaaggaacaagctggattacattcatgacaaggtacgcaatcaaatgcagcaagcaagtgaccgaatgaaaatgcgctacgacatcaaggctattgaaggtggattcaccactggagatctggtgtggctacataatccacaaaggaggaaaggtttttcaccaaagctgcagagacagtgggagggaccgtatgaaataatcaagaggataaatgatgtagtttaccggataagaaAGCTCCCCAggggaaaaccaaaggttgtccatttcaaccgattagccccgtacgcgcaggacaaagaagaggtacgacttgtggaagccccgatgcaaggtagcagcgattaccagaagtttatggatcgttatggtgagacacgcgttgcacggttcggcgctacacaggaagtacatcaagatctctttaccgtgtctgaggaatactctctcgctcattgcgtagcggaggaccttcgtatgagcaaaggaatagccagagtattcagaaatgaatttggacgtcaggaacaactattgcgacagcagccaagaatcggaaaagttttgaaattggaggctgaaggtcggttcatttattacctagtcaccaagcgacattcctatcagaagccaacctatcagaatctatggacggcactgcatagcttgaaagaagaccttcaacgctttggagttaggaaattagctgttcccaagctcggttgtggattggaccagctgaattggcgagttgtgcgaagcatgctggaggtggtatttcaggggactggtataaggatcctggtgtgcagtttcaacccaaagcaggccagggagcctggaaaaactgtggagtgctacttccatcagaatggctactgtaggaatggtgatgagtgcaagtttcgccacggtcctcggaggaattcactaaatctgttctgggacagaacaggcttaaggaggggacagtgtaaccagtccggcccttgcggtcggacctttcgagaaacaGAGTGGTCGAGaacttccagaataaccgcgaatctacctgaatgtttccggcgcctatataagcccagcggaggagcaggtaggcaagtgaAGTACAAGTACAAGACAAGTACAGatatagttcacagtgcaacgactagtggaaataaatacgagtggaaataaatagttgtgtcatagttagtttgtgaattataaatgtattaagtgtaaataaataatttcaataagttggacgttttaatcaagcaaagaaaacgttacaatatttaCCAACGATTATTTATACCTTTCATATAACCGCAATGTGTTAAGGGAATATGAAATAACTTTCAAAAAATACACTTATTCACGAAAATTGAATAATCATGATGAGATAGACTTTTCCAAATCACAAGGAATCATAATGGTCAGAATAGTAGATATCGAATCGCATTGGTGATGTAAAGTATTTGTATTAATGTGCCCTATCAGAAAAGATCATttacttatttttcaatgtaatatcacccccagaaagcttggtacacatttttgactcaacctgtatatataGAGGTATCAcaacttcaaattcaaaatcgaTAATATACTAATATAACCTTTGGCTGGAACACATATGCTGCTGCATTATTTATTACTGAGCTTAAATTAAGAGGTAAAAATGAAGATTTCCAAATAAAAACCATGAGCTTCAAACAAAATTCTATTTACACTTTTTTAccgatttttatttattttgtgttTGTCTCTATTCCACGTCTTCGATTGCATTTTATAATGTTGCAGCTCCTCAGCGTATTCCGGCTGCAACATTTCTATATAATTTTGAGGACTGCACATCCCCGCGTACTCCCTGAAGAATTTATTATATCCACCCTCCAAGAGATAAAGCTCTGGGTAATCTAATGCAGGGTATGCAGTCccgtttttttttctatctatCTCCCGTAGATATCTGCAACTGGAAAAAATGAGATAAGTATTTTCTTAGCTTCAGGTTGCTATAGAAAATTAATGGGAGGGACGTTTGAGTACTTACAGGTTAGGTCCACGTTCACTTGAAAATTCacagtggaaaatcaaaaatttaattttttctcttttcttgtATGATTTATTGAGAAATTCAGAGATTTGCTGTCTCATATAAAGATTCACGGCACCACTTATATGGCCGCCATTAAACTCATAGGGATACCGGCAatcaattattttgaattccACATTTATAATTCTGCCTGTAATTAGGTCGGCCACAGTTGAGGCAGTTATGGACTTTAGGTCCTGATGCCTCCCTTTCGTAATCGGCAGTGTATAGGGCTTGATGAAGTCTCCTATAAGTTCCTCCTCAGTCGACCTCTGCACGGCAGATATTATTTCGTCTCCAGAGAAGGCGGGTTCAAGTACCGGCTCTTTATTACTCGCAAGCTTGATCCTCTTAGTCTTCACCGGACTGGTGTCGATTGGCCGCTTGATggaatttttctcaatttcctGGTGCGACATCTTTCTTATTTCGTTCTGATGAATGTAATCCTTAAAAATGCAATTTTAACATAAAGTATATTTCTTTTCATCAGCtcttaattttttgtttctgttggcaacattccttcaattttttgatGGAGTGATGAACAAATCAGGTgtggaattatttcaattatcttccgATTATCTGTTGATAATTGACTAATTTTTTCAGTATCGcgttcgaaaatattcaaaattagcacattaatacaaatactccacagaaagaatttttttggagcacgaattattttcggagttataaacgttTCTGTCGTCTATCTATAAGTCGGtacaataaataataaatttttgttggtCAATGATTTAAGTTGTGATTACAAAAAAtacataccatttttttttcctccAGTATACTTGTTCAATTCAGCAATTCAGAGATCAACACAAATTCCTGGTGATCAGAAGGCCGGAAAGGTGTGGCAACGCCGCCGGCCGAATCGCCCCTATCCCACCTTTATCGCACCGCTCGTCATAATCCGTGGCTGGAAACCCGTGGATAACTTCACAGCAGTATCTTAATAcgacattatttattcatttcaaaaatagtAAGAATACACAAAATATTATATACAACGAGAACATAATTTTATTTGGGTATATTATTTTTAACTactttcaaaaacaaaataaatcaatttttgttATAACTGCTTTTTCTAGGAAAAAGCGAAGGGATCTAACAACTCTTTAACTCTAGTTCGTGCTCCAAAACAATTCTTTCAGTGCAATGTTAGTATGTACTTTATCAGaatcaatcataaaatgaatattattattagaaataataaattaaattgGAAAAATCCTTCAACAATTAATTAATCGCACACAACTAATGCAGTGTAGATGAAATCTCTGAATTTGGTTCAGATATACCTACATAGTACATCTTTTATGCAAATTCCACAAAAAAGCATATTTTGGACATATTATCTGAAGAACGAATAATGACGCATCTTTCAAATTTACTCTATGATTTTTAAAATTGATATTGTTGTTCAAACGTTATCCACTGACTAATTTATCAAAATAATATAGGACATAAACTCCGCAATAAGAGCCGTCGTCTTGTTTATCATGTTGCTTCAGTTCGATGGACCATTCATTAACATCTGTACAAACATTTGTTTTATAAAATTCTACGTATTTTAAGAAATTACCTAGATACAATAAAGATTCTCTTTCTGTGCTGCCGTATGGCAGCCAAACCAAAATGGGGAAACTGGACCGATCCATTTTATCCGAGTAATTTTGAAgtatggaaaatattgaaatatcttTCTTGAATTCTACATTCGAAAGTGAAGGGTGGTTTGCACCGAAACCACCCTTCAGTAGTAAAGTTGGAAAAACTTGAAACTCATTTTTATCTTATTGAATATATTCAAACGAATATCTATTATGAAATTAGATAACCGTCTCTAACcgataatatttcaaaatcctCAGAAGTAATTTCCTTTATATCACATTCAAAATCTgccaaaaatgaaatataatattttatacctatattttcataatagCTTGAAGCAGAAACTAATCCGTTCggtaaaataactatttcacttGATGGTCTCCATTTGATTTCTGATTGATTTGGAAATATATGGCTACCtacattatgaaaaaaaaaccgcTTTAATTTTGGTAAAATATCCCTCCAACGCTTATTATTCCTGAATATTCGATCTATTTGAATACACTAGGTCCAAATTATAAAATTACACCAATCTTTATTACTTATCTCGAGGAGGTATTTGATAATAATAAGGGTGCGTTTAAAAAATAGTGTTTATTTCAAAtgctattttattaatttttcctaACGAGATTGCTTCATCCGGTAAAAAAAATCTACACCAGTACGGACATTTCGCTTCAATTAAACCATTGTCATTCATCAATCCATCCTGAGAAACCGCAAGAAATTGATACGAGGCAGGGATTAGGTACCAAACCCGAAGAAATGCACTTCGTATTATATTAGTAGCTGCTTCATAGGCTTGGACCGCACGTTTTTCTAGATCTATTCCAAGTTTAACAGCTAAAGTCGGATATTGAATTCCTCTTTATCAAAaggaataaaaaattaattaaactaACCGTGTACCTTCTTCTTGCATTGCAGATCCTTCTGAAAAGGGATGCCGTGACATgcatttttttctctgaacCAAGCTAGTGATTATCTTTGAGTCCTTATATTCTTTCCAATCTCCTACAAATATTCTAGGGATTGTCATTGAAATACTTATTACATTGCTCTTCGAAATTAATCGTAGAGGGAAGGCCTTCTTTCTATGGCTTTACCTGcacaaaatttacaaaaaacatCTCCGCTAAATGTTGCTTCAAGATCTCCATCTATCGGCTCTATCGCACTTAGCATATAATTTATAGGTATTATTAATATCAGACCCACTAAGTTTCGGACTCAAGCATTCCGTCTTTACAATAAATGCAGAAATCCGACGATAATTTATTAGGCTGAACCTATTAAGAATTCTTAAGTGCCCTATTTAAGAACGTTTCCAGACAGTTATTATGCATCATTTTTTCTTCCTTCTTCCAAACCTCATGTGAAGCAAGAccatcatcttttttttattacaaGTTTTAGTGCACTTGGATTTAGTAATATTTTCGGAGCAGTCAttataaacaaaaatcacaTATTTACTTGCATTTTACCGTCTATACGACCACGCAATACTCTCTTTGCTAAGATATATTTCAAAATACCAAACCATCTCTCAACAGGAGCGTTGCTCAATCTCTCCttgtttttcaacaatattccaCTCCAGAGGGGAGGAAGGGTATATAATgtttaaaaaatacagaaagAACTCACAATTTTTATATTCGTTCTCGCTAAAATTACCTGGATCGGAGTTCAATGACAAAGGTTTTAGAATTTCTCTCAAATACTGACATAATAATGTCGAATCAAAATTGCCACTTTCACTTCTATTCAATTTTAAATTAACTTCAATCTGAATATCATCTATTAAAGGACCTGAATAACTCGATATTTCAAGTAACGTTCTGAAGGCTTTtgagaatgttgaatttttagtatccGAATTCGTtacaatatataaatattttatccaagaacaaaaaatttccttatcATTAATATTATATGCCGTGgctacaatttcttttacaagTCGACTTACGTTATGGTCTTTGTAATCAATAATTTATAATCAATATCTCGAGCCATTAATTTAAAAAGGTGCACCTCTATTTAGCAGAGGTGCAGTtctattttaattaaattaaataaTTCGTTGCTTGACAATATACGAAAAGTCACATCCAAATAATCTTTCAATTCTAGAGAATTCAATGCTATCGATGCAGCATTCAACAATGCTGCCGTCAATTTCTTGTGAGAAGCACAAAAATCCCTGAATTTTAGGAGTCCCGCACCTATGCTGCCACCATCATATTGAGAGGAAATCATTTCCACAGCTGGACATATTCTACCAGAGTTTTCTACTTGAATTATATCCGCATAAAAATAAACTTTATTTTCCATATTATTGGGACGACGCACTATAGTTCCAGTTGAATCTAAGTATAAAACTTTACCCTTTCCATCAAATCAATTACATCATTTACATGTCTGTCATTTTTTGTCAAGGCTTCTGATAAAACTTTTCTATAGGCTGCGTCaaattttacagtttttttttccgcagagtATCTATCTAAATTTATGATGTCAATCTGACATTGTTCTGAAGCCTTTACATTTAACATTTCTTTCTTTAAcgattttctttcaattcttctCATTCTGTCGCTTTATTATTCAAATGGCTGAAATTAATATATATCCGAGTCCATTACCTCGGCCATATAATCTGTTGTGTTTAAAAGTGGAAGTACACATTTTTTAAAGAAAGTTGGACACAAGaagcatatattttgaaatgcaTAATTAGATCTCTTCACATATCGATAAGTTTTATAATTTAAATTACAGGTATTTTTGACAATTGTTTCATTGATTGAATATACATACTTTTCCGAAATGAATTTTCCATCTTTACAGCTATTAAAAATAAACCTTCCCTAACGAGGCAATTTTTATATGGAGTACATTTGTtttcatcagtttttattttttttgttcctTTTGGCAacatttcttaaattttttgatGGATTGATGAACATATAACAAATCGGGCGAGCACGTGAAAAAATCAGAACTTATTTCTTTTCTTGTTCTATAGAAGATATCCGATATATCTTTCGTGCAATCTTGCATTTGAAAAGAACTTACTATTAATATTTCTGGGAGGTGATGAACTTTCATAAAGAGTTTATGATCTTGAAGATAAGTACTAACATACCCAGCTATTAAGTTGAAAAAACTCCATCAACACTCTTTCAGCACTCAGGAATTTGATGCTGTTTGATACTGTATTCAACATTGCGAAGCTGAAATCAGTCACGACTTTATGAAAAGCAGGCCATTTCGCATGAAGTGAACGAAAAAATGGATCTTCTTTTAAGGAACCAGGCTCCTCTAATCAACTAACATCATTTTAACATGCCACCATCCTCACAACAGTTCAAAGTCTTTTGGATTTTAATTACCCCAGCATAATAATGCACCCTTTTACTTGTACTGTTGGGGAGGGGGAGGCGAATTATAATTCCAGTTTAATATAGATGTAAAGGCTGATGCATTACTAAATGCTTATAATTCCAATCTCTCTACCAATAAATATGAACTCGTATACACTTTGGAGATGTTTTGGATGCCCATTACGCATTTCTATCACATCAATTGCATCTTTTGCTAGGGCTCCAGAGTGCACTTTTATATttcactttattgaatttcacaACACCGTAATTTTTGTTTCGCACTCCTCATCTGAAGTAACGATGTCGTTTTTTCATTGCCCCTAAATCTTTTACATTCAACATTTCTTTTTTAACAATTTTCTGATCTAAAAATCCAATAGGGGAGTGATGTTCAGTACAAATTTTTCACCTGAAGGGTAGATTTAATATGCATTTATTTTGAATGACTCAGATCCCGTCCTGAAGTTGTTATTTCATATTGTTCTTTTATAATTTACAATTGGTATGTAATAATCTCGAGAATAATCTTCTCATTCATTAAGTAGATATACTTCTGCGAcgcaaaatattcatttttatgtatcgataattcatttttatttgttgaaaaaatccCGCCTTAAATTTTCTGTTCTTGTGACGTTCGTTCCTTCTTACTTAAAGACACATTCTTTCAATGGCTCCTATTATATCCCTGCTCTTCTCCTACTACCATCTGGCTGAGTTTCTTTTGGTAGAATTATATTTCCATTATTGGAAACGTCTTTTCCAGTGACTTCATCTACTTGAAGTAGGAGCGAGCACTTCAGGTACCACGCATTTTTTGTGTCCTAAGTTTTGAGCCATTTCATCGGCCTATTCCAAATCACGCCGTCAACTGCCTGTCTGTTGTCTATGTCAGGAGGACCCTGATATGTTGCCCTGTCAATCTGCTTCCATTATCAGGCACTGCTAAATTCACAGCCGAAGCAAGTCTTTCCGAAGAAACTGATGAGGCACGACAAGTTGAATATTTCAGGGAAATTTTGGAAATCACTGAAGCGAAATGCTGGCATTTCACCCAGAATTTTATTGGATTAGACTTTCATTCCAGTAATGGTGGTCCAGATATTGTTTCAGCTCATTGAGGACGGAGGCAGAATTTGGAACCTCTTGTGTTGCAGTACTAAGGGTTAATTCCTGCTCCAGATTGACAATTCATGGCTCTGTTCGGCATATACTTCAAGAGCGTTGCTATTCGAAGAGCTCTGACATCTACGCCTATGCTCTGATTGAACTTCGTTACTTATTTTTGTAAAAGCATTCGAAACAGCTATTGGAGAGGTGAGAGAGAGAAAACTTTTTAACCTGGGATCCAAAATAGTGGCTATTGAAAGAAAACTATTCCTTTCTGACGGAGCAAGCTTAGTCAGCCGCTTTTACAGTCATCAACAGTGGTTGATGAAGCAGCTTGGTCTGTTACTAgttaataatttcttttataatGTAGGCTTTTTCATCTGGTCTAGGGTATGATTCTCTTTCAGACAAAAGTAAACCTATATTTCCCTTCTTCTTAATGATGTTGTTAATAAAACTCGAACTCTATTTACAAGTTGATTCACAAATATACACGTTGGGATCACATCGGATCAGAGACATTTATCTCTGATCGGATAATGGGAATGCTGGCATTCGTAGTTCGAATCGTTGAAAGATCGGCGCGTCGGCGTAATGTCAAAATCGTTTATTCGATTTTTGGCGCTGATCGATTTAATTGGGATCGTTCATTTGACGATAGATTTTTTATTCTTATTGAACGAAGGGGTACAGAGTTGGAGAATAATGTATAAGAAATAAAAATGTAGATATGTAttagaaaataatatattattattctttaataaaacaatatcaattaatatatacatattttttcacaaaaacatcgaaatttatttttatttcaagaattcgaatttaaaaatataattttatccAAATTCTTTGGCGATAGTCTGTTTTTTCGCAGATTAGTAATTTGGCCAGTATTAGAAAACACTCTTTCTGAAGGAACGGATGTCCCAGGAACCGATAGATATTTCATGGCCAATTCATCGAGTTCTGGTAGAACCGACTTATGCTTCGACCAGAATTCCAGAGGATTCATTCCTCTCTCCAGAGGAGGCAAGTCCAAATATTGTCTCGTTGTATAGCCATACTTGCTGTGATTGTTGTTGTCTTTTTTTCTGAAGCGATCTTGTCGAAGGAAGTccatattttgattttattttgtggTGGCTCTTGTTCAGGTGACTCATTCCGTAAGGTGCTTTGCGTGGGTGCAAGAGGATGCCGAAGAGCGAAAATTTGTTTCGCTTCATCT comes from the Coccinella septempunctata chromosome 2, icCocSept1.1, whole genome shotgun sequence genome and includes:
- the LOC123306350 gene encoding M-phase inducer phosphatase-like, with protein sequence MRQQISEFLNKSYKKREKIKFLIFHCEFSSERGPNLCRYLREIDRKKNGTAYPALDYPELYLLEGGYNKFFREYAGMCSPQNYIEMLQPEYAEELQHYKMQSKTWNRDKHKINKNR